Genomic DNA from Acidobacteriota bacterium:
CGCCAACCTGCCGGGCCTCGCCCCCTTGTTGCGAGAGCTCGGACTGGTTCAAGACCCCAAGACCAGCGAGTGGATCAGCCAGGACACCTTCAATCGCCGTCAGGGGCTGGTGCAGTATGACGGTCGCTGGGTCAGCGCCGAGGAACGCTATCGCCAGGTTCGGCAGGCGGAAGAGCGGGCCGTCGACGCGCGTCGGGAGCGCATCCTCAAGCGCCTGACGGAGATCGAGATCGAGCGCCAAATCGTCGAAACGGCGCGCCGTCAGCGCCCGGCGCCACCGACCACCGTGGCGGTGGTCGCGGCTCCTGCTTTCCCGGTTTTCGTGGCGCCCGGTTATTACTACTCGCCGCCGGGTCCGACCCCGCCGCCGAGCACGGCGCCTCCGGCGGCCGAGACGCCGACCACCGGCGAGCGTAACTACGGCCGCTCGATCTCGTCGACCGCGATCATTCCCGGTCGCCTCAATCCCGGCGTCTCCTCGCCACCGGGCTCCCTCGGCAGCGGCATCCGCTAGCCGGCTTGCAGCGACCGCGGGCCCGAGAAAAACCTTTCGAAAATTCGCGTTGGCCTGCAACCTTGGAGCAGGTCGGACGTAATTGAAAGCGTAGGCCCGGAAGCAAACAAACTCCGGAGACCCTACCGCATAACCTCCTTGGCACACGGGGCGCAAACGCGCCCCGTATTTTTATTTTCAGCGGCCTTCGCCGCGGCGCCTCGGACCGAGGCAGAATGACGTCATGGCCCTCCTCCGCCCCCTGCTGCAGCTCTATCGTGACGCCTTCCGCGGCATCTCCGCAGACGTCTGGCTGTTCTCGACGGTCGCTTTCATCAACCGCACCGGCACCATGGTGCTGCCCTTTCTGGTGCTCTACCTCACCGCCGAGCGCGACTTCAGCACCGGCTACGCCGGCTTGATGCTGAGCCTTTACGGCATCGGCTCGACCCTCGGCACCCTCGCCGGCGGCTGGCTCTCGGACCGCATCGATCCGGTGCGTTTCCAGATCGCCAGCCTGACCGCGGCGGGCGGCCTGTTCACCCTTCTCGGCCTCCTCCGCGATGCCACGGCGATCGCCCTCTGCATCCTCGCTGTCAGCTTCGCCGTCGAATCCTTCCGGCCGGCCAACTCCCTCACTCTGGCTCGGCTGAGCGCGGCCGATGGCAAGATCCAGGCCTTCGCTCTGCGGCGCCTGGCGCTCAACTTCGGCATGACCTTCGGCGCCGCCATCGGGGGCTTCGTGGCGGCTCGCAGCTATGCCTGGATCTTTCCCGTCGATGGCGCCACGTGCCTGCTGGCGACGGTCCCCCTCTGGCTCTGGCTGCGTCGCCGCGGAGGCTCTTCGGCGACCTCGGTGGTCACTGCCGAAACCACCATCGCGCCCAACAACCGGCGAACCCCGCTGCGCGACCGTCCCTTCCTGGTCCTGATCGGTCTCACCGCCTTGCTGGCGATCATCCTGTTCCAGCTGTGGAGCAGCTATCCCCTCGCCCTGACCGACCGCTACGGACTCGAGGAGGACCGGATCGGCCTGCTGATGGCGATCAATACGCTGCTGATCGTCGCCCTCGAAATGGCCCTCGCCCAGCTCCTGAAGCGCCGCTCACCGCTGCGCGTCGCGGCTGCCGGAGCGCTGTTTCTGGGGGTCGGCGTCGGTCTCACCGCCTGGGGCTCGACCTTTGCGTTCGCCGCCGCGGCGGTGGTGGTGTGGACGGTCGGCGAGATGCTCTGTTTTCCATTCCTCGAGGGCTTCGTCGCCCAACGCGCCGAAGGGCCGAGGGCCGGGCGCTACATGGGGCTTTTCGCCAGCACCTTTTCCTTCGCCTTCATCCTGGCCCCGGCCATCGGGACGATGGTCTTCGAGCGTTGGGGCGACGCCGTTCTCTGGCACGGCTGCACCGTCGCCGGCGTCTTGCTGTGCCTGGCCTTCCTGGCTCTCGCCCGGCGCATCGCCGCCGGCCCGGCAGGCCCGGAGCTCACCACGCCGACCGCCGCAGCGGCCGGTCAGTAGCAGTAGGGACCGCGCTTCGCTTCGGGTTTGCGGTAGCGAGGGCGCAGCTGCAGCAGCTGAACGTCCGCCGGATCGGCGCCCTGCACCGCCAGCCAGCGATAGAGCTCACCCCAGAGGTTCTGGCGCGCCCCTTTGTTGCCACTGCGAGGAGACATCAGGGCCGGTGTCCAGCGAGCCGGAAACTTGCCAGAGTAGCCATTGACCGACGGAGTCCCGGCCACCTCCGCCACCCAGATGGCATCGATATGAAGGAGCCAGTTGGGAATCCGCCCGCCGCGCTGACTGATCAGAAAGGTGGTCTTCTCCGGATCGACCTGCTCCGCCAGGCGCTCCACCAGACGATGCTCTTGCTCGGCGTCATAGGTGGTCGGCGCCCCGAGTTGCTCGACGCAACACAACAGGGCGAGCCCGACCACCCAAGGCCGCCAACCGGAACCGGCCCGATCCACCAACCAGGCAATCGTCACCCCTGCCAGAAGCGGCAACAGGAGCAGGCCCAGGCGACACAGCACTCGCACCGCCGAGACCCCAGGAACGAGCTCGAAAAACACCCGCCAGAGGGACACACCGCCCACCGCCGTCGTCACCGCGACCAGCAAGAGGGCGACGCTCCCAAGCCATCGCATCGCCAGATGACGGCGACCGCTCACCAGGGTTGCGACCACGACTCCGGTGGTCAACAGGCCGACGCCGACCGCCTGCTCGAGGGAGTCTGGAACCGGGAGCGTGTCGCGCATCCAGTCATAGAAATGGCTCGCCGGCGCCACGAACAGCCAGCTGGTGAGCCGCGGCAAGCCACCGACCACCTCGGACCACTGCCGCAAACCGACCTCGCCGGCGGCGGCACCATAGCGTTGCGCCCAGGGAACCAACAGCAGGGCGGCGCCGAGACCCCAGCCCGACAGAGCCCAGAGATCGTCCCGCCAGGCGGCCAGCAGTGGGCGACGCAAGGCAGACTGGGCCAATCCGGCGACGGCAAAGGTCACCAGAGCCAGCAACAGGAAGAAGCCGAGATAGAACCCCCCGTAGAGCTGCGCCACCGTCGACAGAGCCACCACTCCCAAGCTCCAGCGACGAGCCCTGCGGTTCCCGGAGAGGGATTCCAAGTGGCGTCCATAGGCCAGCGCCCCGCCGATGGCGAGCAGGACGAAGAACATCGGCAGCAGTTGGGGGTGGGAGACCTGGTTGAGATGCGAGACCGGAAAGGCGATCAGAAAAGCCCCCAGGGCCGAGGCCAAGCGGCTCGCCGGCAGCGACCAGCGAAGCAGGGCGAAGGCCGCCACGTAGTTGAGCCAAAAGACGAACAGCAACCAACCGACGTAGGCCTCGAAGGGCTCGAATCCCAAGCCCCGAGCCAGCCAGTAGGGGGGCGCGAAGCTGAGCAGAAAGTCGCTGTAGGCGTAGGTGTTCTCTCCCGCCGGGAAGAACATCGGCAAATCCCACAACGGCTGGTGATGTTCCTCCCCGGCCACCCAGCCCCAGGTGTGCTCGAGGAGGTAGTGATTGAAGCGCGTATCGCCACAGTCGCCCGGAGTCCTCTCGGCGCCGGCGACCAGCGTGCGGGGGTGCACCACCGCCAACGCCAGCAGACCGAGCACTCCCGCCAGCAGGAGGTCGCGCCCTCGAAGACCTGTCATCGGAGTGCCCCGACGAGTCCTACCCTCGGCCGTCGCGAGGCTGAGCCTTCCCCCTGCCAACCGGTACCCATCAGAAGCAGTAGCGGCCGGTTCGGCCACGCCGTTTGCGGTAATTGGCGGGCACCTGCAGAAGCTGTACGTCCCAAGGGTCGGCGCCGTGGTCTTCGAGCCAGCGGGCGAGGGTCATGCGAAGCTCCTGCCGTACCGGCCGGGTGCCACTCTTCGGGTCTCCCAGAGTCCGCGACCAACCCGCCGGGAAACGTCCGGAGTAGCCGTTGACGGTGGGAACGCCCGCCGCTTCCGCCGCCCACATGGCATCGATGCTGAGCAACCAGCCGGGAGAGCCGCCGCCGCGCTGGCTGACCAGGAAGGCAGGAAAATCCGGATCGACCTGCTCGGCCATCGTCGCCACCAGCGCCGACTCGCGCCACGGGTCGTAGCTGCGCGACACGCCGAGTTGCTCGGCACAACACAGCAGCCCGAGAACGGCCCCAATCCCCCAGCGCCAGCCGCGCTGTCCAGCGAGCAGCAGCGGCAGACTCAGACCCGCCGCCAGGGGTAGCACCAGAACACCGACGCGACAGATCGCCCGAGTCGCCGCCAATCCCGGGTGCAGGGCATAGACCAATCGCCACAGCGAGCCCTGCTGACCGAAGAAGATGGTGGTCAGCAAGACCATCCCGCCGGTCACCAACAGCAGCACCTGAACTGCGGGATGACGACGGCGGAGAAACAGCGCCCCGACCATCATGAGGGTGGTCAAGAGGCCGATCCCAATCGCCTGCTCGTAGGCCGCCGGCAAGCCGCCGAAGGGGCCCGTGCCTTTCATCCAGCCATAGAGATGGCTGGCGTCACTGACGAAGATCCAGCTCACCGGCCGCGGTAGGTACTGGGCCACCTCGTTCCAGGATGGAACGCCGCTGCGGCCCGCGACCGCTGCATAGTGACTAACCAGCGGCACCAGCAGCAAAGCTCCTCCGACACCGGCACCGAGCCAAACCCACAGATCGCGGCGCAGGGCCCGCAGCAGGGGACCGCGGAGGCTTCGCACCAGCAAGACCGCCGCCAATACGCCGGCCAGGATCAAGCCCCAGAAAAATCCGAAATAAAACCCGCCATAGAGCTGCGCCACCGAGGCCAACACCAGCGTGACGATCGCCGGCCAGGGTCGCCCTGGCGACGAGTCGCGCTGCCCTCGGACCAGAGGTTTGCCATAGGCGATCACGGCCCAGAGAGCGAGCAGCACGAAGAAACACGGCAAGAGCTGCGGGTGGGGCGTCTGGTGGAGGCGCGAGATCGGGAAGGCGATCAGGAAGGCCCCCAAGGCGGCCGCTGTGGTTCCCGCTCCGCAGCCCCGCCGCAGCAGGAAAAAGGCTGCCAGGTAGTTGAGCCAGAGCACGGCGAAGAGCCAGCTCCGGAATGCCCCTTCGGGCCCTTGCCCAAGGGCCCGCGCCAACCAGTAAGGGGGTGCCAGGGAGAGGAGCAGGTCGCTATGGGCATAGGTGTCTTCCACCGCCGGGTAGAAGATCGGCAGGTCCCAGAGCTCGCGGTGGAGCTCCTCACCGCGCAGCCAGCCCCAGGTGTGCTCCAAGAGAAAGTGGTTGAAGCGGCTGTCCCCACAGTTGCCCGGCACCCGGGTCTCGGAGGCGAGGAAGGTCTGCGGGTAGGAAACCGCCAGCGCCAGCAGTCCGAGCATCGCGGCCAGAACGAGCTGACCCAGCCAGTGGTTCTGGGCGAACGGACCGCGACCGCGAGGGATCGTCGACGATGGAGTGGAGACCATGGTGCGCGCCAAGTATCGGACGAGAGAGGGGCCGGAAGGAAGCTACCAGCTCACCGGAAAGCCGTCCACCGGGCGGGCGTTACGGGGGGACTCGGCCCGACAAGCTAAGATTGGCAGAACAACCGACCCGGGAGCGAACCATGGCACGAAGGCCCCTTGCCGGCCTGCTTCGGCTGGCCATCTACGGCGCAGTTCTCTATTTCGGAGTCACCGAGCTCTGGCCCTGGCTGCAGGCCAAGGTGGTGGGAACCGGCAGCAACACCGCCGCCGTCGCCACCAGCGCAGGCAACAGCGAAGGATCCGTCTGTGTCGAAGCGGCCCAGGGCGTCAGCCGCGACCTCGCCATCGAAGCGCGAGCCTTCCGCACACCACCCCACGACCTCGCCGCCTGGGGCCAGTCCACGGCACGCATCAACGACGCCATTTCCAGCGCCGAACGCCGCTGCACCTGCCCCGAAGAATCCTGCCGCACCGCCCGCCGCGGCCTCGACGAGCTGCGTCGCCTCCACACCATCTTCGACGGCATGATCCGCGGCGACACCAGCTCCTTCGGCAACCCCGCCGTCCAGCGCGAACGGGTCGACGACCTCCTCGACCGCGCCCGGGCGCTAGCACGCCAGGGCAGCTAGCGGGAAGGCTCCGAACGCGGTCTTCGTCGGTGGGGGGTGCAAGGCCAGCAGTTGGGTCTTCCCATTGATTCGCCTATTCCCGGCCTCAGATTATTCAATCAGTCAACGACTCAAAGATCGAAGTCCTCGAATAGAGGTGAGCAACATGTGCAGCTCGCCTCTCCCATCAATGAGATGGATTGAGGTCGGCGACAAAATCGATAAATCTTGACATCAGTTCTTCCAGGTTTTCGGGACCCCCAAATCCTCTAAACTCAGAATCGACGACCTCAATGCGAACCCAGTCGCTATCGGAACGGCCTTCGACCAAACTCGGAGACGCATACCCTTCCAATGAGAACCCGGACAGGTCAACCCTCAACAACCATCCCGGATTGTCAAGAGTCTTTAGTTCTATTCCGCTACCGTGCTCCCAGCTTCCATCGCATTGTTTTGCGAACCAAACCTGAAGGTCTTCGAGTGCACTTGGCATACTCGCCCCCTGACCAGAAAGAGGCTCTGATCGAGCCCGTTGTCAGATTCCCACCTGCAGCGATAGCTTGAGGTGTCGTTGGCGTGAAGCGCCGTATTGGGCATGCCAAATGAGAGCGCTGAGGTGGCTGTCTAGCCCGTCTTCGCTCGCCCTCCAACAGCCCTGCTCAGCCTTCGCGCTAGCCAAGAAATCTCTCTTCTCGCAGCCTCAGAACCTCGACCCAATCCAGCCTCAATCTTAGCCACTTCGTCTGGGCGCTAAGAAACCGTCTTCTCCCCAACAACCCGCAGAACTGCTGACAGCCACACCAATGCATACCCGATGGGAGGATTCTCGCCGCTGAGAATTGCCGACAGCTCTTTACAGTCATCACTTAACTGACCTACAAACAATTCTTCAGGATCGCAAGCAGGGTTATAGACATGC
This window encodes:
- a CDS encoding immunity 53 family protein; protein product: MPSALEDLQVWFAKQCDGSWEHGSGIELKTLDNPGWLLRVDLSGFSLEGYASPSLVEGRSDSDWVRIEVVDSEFRGFGGPENLEELMSRFIDFVADLNPSH
- a CDS encoding MFS transporter — encoded protein: MALLRPLLQLYRDAFRGISADVWLFSTVAFINRTGTMVLPFLVLYLTAERDFSTGYAGLMLSLYGIGSTLGTLAGGWLSDRIDPVRFQIASLTAAGGLFTLLGLLRDATAIALCILAVSFAVESFRPANSLTLARLSAADGKIQAFALRRLALNFGMTFGAAIGGFVAARSYAWIFPVDGATCLLATVPLWLWLRRRGGSSATSVVTAETTIAPNNRRTPLRDRPFLVLIGLTALLAIILFQLWSSYPLALTDRYGLEEDRIGLLMAINTLLIVALEMALAQLLKRRSPLRVAAAGALFLGVGVGLTAWGSTFAFAAAAVVVWTVGEMLCFPFLEGFVAQRAEGPRAGRYMGLFASTFSFAFILAPAIGTMVFERWGDAVLWHGCTVAGVLLCLAFLALARRIAAGPAGPELTTPTAAAAGQ